In Leptospira barantonii, one DNA window encodes the following:
- a CDS encoding response regulator transcription factor: MKTILVIEDDPDIGNLIRKSLDSAHYSTTLQTSGEEGLKFYKANHPDMVILDLSLPDIDGIEVCRTVRRNDENTPIFIVTARNEEIDRIMGLELGADDYITKPFSVRELKTRVDVFFRRWDKKAGIKPNVGASGEIIRGSLKIDPVRRRVTLKDNIVNISRKEFDILQLMAASPGKVFSREMILEAVWGMEWDGFERMIDSHVKRIRSKLEKNSAQPEWIETIWGIGYRFTDNYDNIVIPD; the protein is encoded by the coding sequence ATGAAAACAATTTTAGTCATAGAAGACGATCCGGATATCGGAAATTTAATCCGAAAATCCTTGGATTCGGCGCACTACTCTACTACTCTTCAAACGAGCGGCGAAGAAGGCCTCAAATTCTACAAAGCCAATCATCCCGACATGGTTATCTTAGATCTTTCCCTTCCCGACATAGATGGAATCGAAGTTTGTAGGACGGTAAGACGTAACGATGAAAACACTCCGATTTTCATCGTTACGGCAAGAAACGAAGAAATCGACAGAATTATGGGACTGGAATTGGGCGCTGATGATTACATTACGAAACCCTTTTCCGTTCGCGAACTCAAGACAAGAGTGGACGTGTTTTTCCGTAGATGGGACAAAAAAGCGGGAATCAAACCGAACGTCGGCGCAAGCGGTGAAATCATCCGCGGCTCTTTGAAGATCGATCCGGTTCGTAGAAGAGTGACCCTGAAAGACAACATCGTAAACATCTCCAGAAAAGAATTCGATATTCTGCAACTGATGGCGGCTTCTCCGGGCAAAGTTTTCTCCAGAGAAATGATCCTCGAAGCTGTTTGGGGAATGGAATGGGACGGCTTTGAAAGAATGATCGATTCTCACGTAAAAAGAATCCGTTCCAAACTCGAAAAGAATTCCGCTCAACCCGAATGGATCGAAACGATCTGGGGAATCGGTTACCGTTTTACGGATAACTACGACAATATCGTAATTCCCGATTGA
- a CDS encoding 4a-hydroxytetrahydrobiopterin dehydratase, which translates to MTSSELNDLKEKIPSGWEVRFRDEVPFLSKTYSFNNYLSGVKFVDAIANIAEEMDHHPDILLVYRKVTVEIFTHSKKTITDLDLRFVHEAEKVYKG; encoded by the coding sequence ATGACTTCTTCGGAACTGAACGATCTCAAGGAAAAAATTCCTTCGGGATGGGAAGTGCGGTTCCGAGACGAGGTTCCATTCTTATCAAAGACCTATTCGTTTAACAATTACTTAAGCGGTGTGAAGTTCGTGGACGCGATCGCAAACATCGCCGAAGAAATGGATCATCATCCCGATATTCTTCTCGTGTATCGAAAGGTTACCGTTGAAATTTTCACTCATTCTAAAAAGACGATCACGGATTTGGATCTTCGTTTCGTTCACGAAGCCGAGAAGGTCTACAAAGGTTGA